In Thermococcus sp., the DNA window GTGGGAGGCTATCCTCCTCCTGACCTTCGTAACCGCGGCCCTGAGTTCCTCCATGGGCATCCCCTTGGGCTATAATCGGGAGGGTGACCTAAAAGCTTTTGGGAGCTTTGAACAAAGGTAGTGCGGTGAAACTGATGTGCAGGGTTCTCTTTGCAGTTGGAATGGGGGAGGAGATGGCTCCCCTTGTCGATGCCTTCGTGAAGGCCTCCAAGAACGACCCTTACAAGGCCGCCCGTGGGAAGAAGCCTTACCACGGGGATGGATGGGGCTACGTTCTCCTAAAGGATGGGAGCGTGAGCCACTACCGCTCGCTCAAGCCGGTCTTTAAAGACGGCAGTGCCGTTGAACGGCTCAAGGACAACCTTGAGGGCTTCATCGTTCTTATGGCCCATTCACGGGCGGCCTCACAGGGAAAGAAAAGCCTCTTTAACGTCCAGCCCTTCGCCTTCTCAACTAGGAGGGGCTTTTCCTTCTGGCTCTATCACAATGGCGACCTTGACAAAGGAAGGATAATAAGGATGGCCGAGTTCGAGGGGGAGAGCTTCGAAGGGGTCTCAGACAGCTACGCAATGGGCGCTTACATGTGCAGGAAGCTCGAGTCTCCAGAACCAGGAAAAGTTCTAGAGCACTACTCGCGGATGATGGATGCAACAAACACGAGCCTCAACACTGGAACGCTGTTCCTACGCCCCGATGGAGTTTCCGCCTTCGTAACGGCCTACTCAACGCCCCTTCACATAATGAACCCAAAGAACTGGGACTACGTGAAGCAGATGGTTCTGAGAAAAAAAGGCCTCTTCGCAGTTGCGTCCTCCACACTGGAACTCTACCTCCAGGGGGAGTGGAAGCCAGTCCTCAACGGGACGGCCTTTCACGTCAAGATACTACCTGAAGAGGAGAGGTTTGACGTAACGAAGATGGTTATGGGGTGAGTTTATGGAGACGAAGGCCCCGGTTAGGATCTACATGACCAGGAAGCTGATAGGGGTCAGCCCCGATGACACGGTGAAGAAGGCCTGTGGGATAATGGTGGACTTCGACATCGGCTCCCTCGTCGTCGTGGAGGACGGGAAGGTGGTTGGTTTCTTCACGAAGAGCGACATCATAAGGCGCGTCGTCATTCCTGGCCTTCCGAACGATACCCCAGTTAAGGAGATAATGACGAAAGACCTCGTGGCGGTGGATGTCAACGCGCCCCTGCGCGAGGTTCTCGACCTCATGGCAAAGAAGAGCATCAAACACATGCTCATAGAGGAAAACGGCGAGATTGTAGGAGTCTTCAGTCTCACGGACCTGCTGACTGCCAGCAGGAGGAAGCTTGAAACCGCGATAGCCGCGGAGTGAGGGCCATGCTAAGGATAGCTCACATAAGCGACACACACATAACGGGGGGCGAGGCCTACAAGAGCTACGCCTACGACCTTATAGTCAACGAGATAAACCGCGGGAGCTTCGACTTTGTCATCCACACCGGTGATATTACCAACCAAGGTTTGCGAGAGGAGTACGAGAGAGCCTCATACGAGCTGAAGAAGATTCAAAAGCCTCTCATCGTTCTCCCTGGGAATCATGATGTGAGGAACGTGGGATATGAGCTTTTTGAGGAGCTCATAGGGCCGAGGAACGGCGTCTTCGAGTTCAAGGATGGAGTCGTTATATGGGTTGACTCAACGATACCCGACCTGAGCGACGGCAGAATTGGCGGCAGGAAGTTTCGATGGCTGAAGGAGAGGCTTGAGGAGCACTCCGACCGGAGGTTCAAGATAGTCGCGGCTCATCATCACCTCGTCCCGCTCCCGAATACTGGACGGGAAAGGAATGTTCTCTTCAACGCAGGGGACGTGCTCGACCTCCTCATCCGACACGATGTTGCACTCTACACCTGTGGACACAAGCACGTGCCCAACGTTTACCGCGTTGAAGACCTTATAGTTGACAACGCCGGCTGTACTTCCTGTCGGAAAACCCGTAGGGGGGATGTGAACAGCTACAATATCATCACGCTACACGACGACGGGCGCATAGGGGTAAAGATAAGGCGCGTCACCGGCGATGAGGCGAGGAAGGAGCACAGACCGATAAGACCGAAGATTTTCGTGCCCTCCGGAAGGAGGCTCCTCAGGATAGTCCAGATGAGCGAGAGCAACGTCTCCGACAGGATATATTTCAGAAGACGGGTTCTGGAAAATGCGATACGGATGATAAACCACCTTAAGCCGGATCTCGCCGTCCACAACGGTGATGTGGTCGATATGGGTATTGAACGCTACTACGAGAAGGCCATCGGCTTCTACAGGAGGGTTAAGGGACGGAAGCTCGTCGTCCCGGGCCACAACGACATAACTTACCTCGGCCACGATCTCTTCACGGAGTACTTTGGTGAGCCTCGAGAGGTGGAGATGGGAAACTTTCTTGTAATCCCTGTTGTCAGCGCCCAGTACGAGACGCCGATTGGGGTCGTCGGGAGAATGGGTCAGAAGAAGCTTGCTGAGAAGCTGAAAGAGAATGAGGATAAGTTCAAGATAGTGGTGCTCCATCACAACATCGTCCCTATTCCAAGGAGCAGGGAACTTGGCTTCCTCGAGGACGGAGGGGATGTCCTCCACGTCTTAACGAAAGGGGGAGCGGACCTTGTCCTGACTGGCCATGGGGGAAACGCCTTTGGCGTTAAGGTTGAGGACACGCCGATAGTCAACGCGGGCTCGGTGAGCTGGGAGCTTCACAGGAACCCCTTCGGGAACAGTTTCAACGTGATAGACATCTACCGCGATATGATAGTCGTCTTCGAGGTACAGGCGACGTGGGGAAGTGGCAGACTGCTGGGGATATGGAAGGTGAAGAGACCATGATTACTCCCCCAGCTCCCTCATGAGCCTCTCTATCACGCCCTCCATAACCCCCCCGACCGTTTTTTCAAGCTCGACGTTCTCTATAATTGGAACACCGTGTTTTCTGGCCATTTTAACTATGTACTCCTGTACCTCAATAATCGAATCTATGTGCTCGAGGTAGTACTCCGCTGAGCGGGTACTGTAGAGAGAGCGCTCGTAGAAATGAGCCTCAAGGGCCTCTCTACTCCCCACGGTTATTACGTACATGAAGTCATGCTCGTCGGGTTCCACAAAGCCTGGGACTAGGTGTATCCCCTCCAAGACAGCGTTGAAGCCCTCCCTGTGGGTCCGCTCGAGAACCGCGTTGACGCCAACGGCCACGTGCCTCACTTGCTCCTCAAAGCCCCGAATCAGCGGCTTCCCTCCACTCACGGGGCCAACAGTTTTCCAGGCCAAAAAAGAGGATGTGTGAAGGTCTGGAAGCAGTTCAGGCGCTATTATCTTCCTCATTACCTCCCGTATTGTGTCCGTTCCTATGACACTCCTTATGCCAAGGCGAAAGGCAAGTTCCGTCGCGAGTGTTGACTTTCCAACTCCCGTCGCTCCTCCAAGGAGTATCGTTATCGGCACCTTCAAGCGTCTTAGCTGGCGCCAGAACAGATACCTCCGTGCTGCCTCTTTGAGGCCATGGTTCAGCAGGCTCCCATAGGTAAGCCCCCTTATCTCCTCTGTGGTTACCACGTGCGCCTTCCGTCCCTCGAGCGCCTTCTGGACTTCAGTGGCGATTATGTATGCAACGCCGACATCCACCCCGGCAAGGGTTATGGAGCGCGTGAGGATTCCACGCGAGAAGGGCAGCTTGATCCTCCTTTCAGGGTCTGTAACGACTATCATCTCCTTCCCCCCAGGACAGACTTTCCAAGCTTGAGAACGGCTGTGCGGAGGTCCTTCCCGTCGATGTTCATGGGCTCGTTGTCCATGTATATAACCTCAAGATCTTTCTCAAGCGCCCACCTCGTCACAACGTCAACGGCGGCCGCTTTAAGCTCCACCGCAACCGCATCGAGACTGGTGAATCCCCTCAAGTCACGGAGAAGGGCAGGTCTGTTCGAGAGGTTTCCCGAAACAGCGACAACCTCCGCCCCGAGGGCTTCAATCCCATCCTTTGCCCTCTCAACAGCCCTTCCAGAGGTCATGACGAGACCGAGCCGCTTCCCGCTGACGTCCCCTAAGGGCCTCGGTCTAAAGGCTGTGAGGTGGATATCCGCCGATGGATTGATTCTCCCAATTGTCCCCAACAGCTCAGCTCTCTTTCTTTCGTCAGCAAGGTCAGCCATGGTGACAACGACGATATCGGCTAAAGAAAGCCTAAAGGGACCAAAGTACCCCCTGAGAAAGTCTATCCTCTGAAGTGCACCCACCGCCAGGATGTAGCCGTCAGCCCTGTAAGCGGGAAACGTCGCACCGCTTCCCTCGAAGATTACGAGATCGTTGGGCAGGCTCTCGGCGAGCTTGACGCCTTCATCGATGACATCGAAGAAGGGAAATCCCGCCATCCCCCCACCACAGCGCCTGCACCCTATCGTGGTCACCCTCGCAGTGAGGGCATCCTCGATATGGTCTGAGGCGGCATGCCTTCCACTCCCGGCGAGTTCGAGCAAAAATTCCGGGGTTATCCCAGTTCTCCCCCTTATTATCTCCGGCTTCTCCGGGCCGCCGCGGCTCATGGTTACCACGACGGGGTTTGCAATCTTCCTCAGTACTCTAGCCACAAAGCCGCCGATGGCCGTTTTTCCAACGCGCTTCCCCGTGCCTATGACGGCAAGGCTCGGCTTTCTAGTTCTCTTCAGCGGCTTTGGCTTGAACTCAAAGTCCGCCCCCCTATATGCAACGCCGTGGAGCATGCAGAGCGTCGCTATCTTAAATCTGTCCTCATAGGTCAGAACAGGCTCGTCGCTCAGGTCAACCACCTCATCAATGTCGTTCTCTTGGAGTGCCCTTGTGAGGGCCTCAGAGTAATCCGTGCCAGTGTAGAATGGAACGCCAAGCCTCGCTTCGATCTCGCCAACGCTTCCTATCTTCTCGCTCCCTCCTAAGAAGACGACGCAACAAACCCCTCCAAGCATCTCAACGGCCCAAGTTGTAACATCTGGATAATGTTCGCCGTCGATGAGGACGAGTCTCCTCATATCATCACCGCTCATATTACCACAAGGAGGCTTTAACCTTTTGGAGTGCAAAGCACTACCCATCAGCGCAGGGAGGATGCAGGAAAGGTTATAAACCCCAAGGATGGTAAGTTATTGGCGGTCGCACGGTGCGACCCGTCTACAAGGAGGTGTGTGAAATGGCCGAGATGGTAGTCAAGAGTAAGGTTAAGGAGGCCGTTAAGGCTGTCGACCCGGGAATGAGGGTCAACCCGGAGTTCTACGACGCCCTTGAGGCGGAACTCAAGGTTCTCGTCGAGAAGGCCGTCAAGAGGGCGCAGGCCGAGGGCAAGAAGACCCTCTACCCGAGACACATCTGATTCCCTTCTCTTTCCTTACCTTCCATCGGTGCCCTTTTATGAGGAAGTGCCTATTCTTCACGGTGGTTATATGGGACTGAGAAAGCTTAGTGATTCTGCTTACCTGTATCCTGGAAGCCCATCAACTTTCATCAGGGTTTTTGATGATGGGGCCGTTCTAATCGACCCCGGCCACGGAAAGGGTCGGCACAAGGATCTGGGGAGGGAAGTGCGAAAGCTCGGGCTCGAGATAAAAGCCCAATTAGCGACCCACGGGCACGCTGACCATGTGGCTGTGGCACCAAGAATAAGCGCGCCGCTCTTCATACACCGCTTCGAGTTCTCGGTGGCAGAAAGCCCGCTGAACAGAGAGCTACTCACCTTTGGCTCAAAGGCTCCAGGAGGTTTCTTGGTCTTCCAGTTCCCGGAGGGGGTGAGGGTTCACACGGTCTTTGAGTGGGGTGATGAGCTCTTCGACCTGAAGGCTATCAGGCTCAACGGCCATTCACCGGGGATGACAGGCTTCTTGGACGGGGAGAACGGAATAATCTACGCCGGTGACTCCTTCTTTGGCGAGAGGGTCATCCAATCGGTTGGACTGCCCTATCTCGTTGACCCAGAATTATTCAAAACTTCAATTAAAGAATTACAGAATTATGTGGAAAAGAGCTACTTACTCATTCCATCACACGGGAAGCAGGTTAATGGAGAGGAAGCGACGGAACTGCTTGAGTTCAACCTCACACGAGTGGAAGAAACCAAATCCCTCATTCTGGAGCTTCTGAAAACTCCCATGCCAATGGACAAGTTGGCCTTCAGGATAATGAAGCACTACAGCGTCCAAATAACTCCCCAGAAGCTTGCCCTTAACCTCGTTCCAGTGAGGGCATTCATAGCGGAGCTGTACAATCAAGGGAGGATAGATGCTGTGGTGGACGAAGGGCTTAAGTGGGTGGTGAAAAAGGGGTAGCTTTGTGGATAGAACCCCAAAATTTTCCCAATCTTCGTGATTGGCGACCACAAAAATCACTCCTCATCGGGATAACACAGGTACCTGTAGGGGCAGAACTTGCAGGCGTAGGAGTACTCACCCCTCGGCGGCTTCCCCCGTTCGTAGGCCTTTTTGACCCTGTAAAAGTGTCTCAGCGTCTCCTTGAACAACCTATCGTCGTAGGGCACCTCAAAGGCCTTAAAGTTCGGTCCTTTGACTATGGGAAAGCGAGAGAAGTCGATTTTGCTTATGATCTTCATCGGCTCGTCGTGGAGCTTGATGTAGTAGAGGTAGCCGTATTCCGCCTCGGCCCAGCGCATATAGATGTTTAGCTGAGCCATGTGATAGTCGTAGGGCTTACCTGGGAGGCTGGTCTTTCCCTTAATTTCGATAGGGAAGTCACCTATGGCGTCTATCCTTCCGTGTATCTCAAAGCCTAGTCTGTTGGATCTCAGTATTAAATGCTTCTCAAGCTCGAAGCCGAAGCGCTTCTTCAGGATATCCCCGAGGACATTGTGGGTGTTGATGCCCTGGTTTAACCTGATTTTGACGAACTCGGGCCACCTCTCGGGATAACCCTTGAGCCTGAAGTATACCCTCCTTGGACATATTAAAGCCTCGCTCGCGTAGAACTCCAGGAATCCGTCGTTTTCATTGTTCCCGTTGCCGCTCATCGATTTCCCTCCAGGAACGGGGCGGGTCATCGGCCCGCGAACCTCGCCACCCCTGCGTCAGCTAATACCGACGTCATCACCCATCAGACTGGGCAAGGGTCGTCATCCGCTTGGGGAGTTAAGCCTAACCCGGCATTTAAACCTTTGGGAGAAACGAGGGGAGAAAATGAATACTAGAGAATCGGTCTTCTCCTCCTTTTGAGCGAGTAGCTCAGCCCGTAGGCTGGCCAGAGACTCGGGGGCTGCTCATAGTGGTGCAGGTTCCTCAGTATCTTCTCCGCGGTCTTGAGATTCTTCGCTCTGACCCTCAAAACACCCTCATTGAGTTCAACAATTCCCTCCGAGAGGCGCAGACGGAGCTTCGAGCCCTCCACCTCAGGACGGGCCTTCATGAGAAGCTCATGGTATTCCTCGTATGCCTCCCTGCTGAGCCTCTGCTCGAGAAGTACGGGTTTTTCACGCGGTTTAAACAGGCGGGAGAACCAACTATTCGGTGGTTCATCATCCATACCCTTCATCTACCTCCAGGTATCTCTTAATTCAAACTCCGTTCATAAGTTTTTAAGGCTTTCCCATCGATTTTTGACGAAACGGCGGGAGGAACGCTTTTAAGGGGTTTGGAAGGATTATCACCGATGCCACGGAAAAGCAGAACGCAGCTCATAAAGCCGCGCATAAGGGAAATCCTCTCCCAGGAACTTCCAGAAGGGCTAGTTCAACTACTCCCAAAGCACTGGGTTCAGATAGGAGACGTTCTCATCCTTCCGCTCAGGGAGGAGCTTGAACCGTACAAGCGCCGCATCGCCGAGGTCTACGCCGAGGTTATAGGTGCCAAAACCGTTCTCAGAAAGGGTCACATCTCCGGCGAGTTCCGCGAGACAAACTACGAGCTTCTCTACGGCCGTGATACGGTAACGATCCACGTCGAGAACGGGATCAAATACAAACTCGACGTTGATAGGGTCATGTTCTCACCGGCCAACGTCAAGGAGCGTGTCAGGATGGCAAAAGTGGCAAAGCCGGGGGAGCTGGTCGTTGACATGTTTGCTGGAATAGGTCACCTTAGCCTCCCGATGGCAGTTCACGGAAAGGCCCGCGTTATAGCGATAGAGAAGAGCCCATACACCTTCAGTTTTCTGATTGAAAACATCGAACTCAACGGAGTGCAGGACAGGATGACAGCCTATAACATCGATAACCGCGACTTTCAGGGTGAGAACATCGCGGACAGGGTTTTAATGGGCTATGTTATCAAAACGGCAGAGTTCATACCGAAGGCTTTAAGCATAGCGAAGGACGAGGCGGTGATCCACTACCACAACACTGTCCCTGAGAGATTGAGGCCAAGGGAACCCTTCGAAACCTTCCAAAGGATAGCAAAGGAGCACGGCTACGAGGCGGAGAAGCTCAACGAGCTGGTCATTAAACGCTATGCCCCTGGGGTCTGGCATGTGGTCGTTGATGTGAGGGTGTTCAAACAGTAGCAGATAACAGTTGAGCTTAACTCGGCTCTAATGTGAAACGCTTCCTTTTGCGAAGACCTTATATCCCTCAACCCGAAGGATTTTCGAGGTGATTCTGATATGGAGGCGAAAGGCGGTTATTGGGGTAGGATTCTAAGGGTCAACTTAACTACTAAAGAGGTCAAGGTCGAGCCACTCCCAGAGGAGTTCCCTAGGAGATACCTCGGGGGCGTAGGTTTCGGAACCAGGGTTCTCTACGATGAGGTTCCAGCTAAAACTGACCCGCTTGGTCAGGAGAACAAGATGATAATCACGCCGGGTCTCTTCGTTGATACTGGCATAGGAACCGGCTCAAAGACGGCCTTTAACTTCAAAAGCCCGCTTACCGGCGGTTACGGCAGATCTATGGCCGGTGCACAGCTTGGTGTTCAACTTAAGAGGGCCGGCTACGACATGCTCATCATCGAGGGGAAGAGCGACGAGTCAATGATGATTGTCATCGAGGATGACGATGTCAAATTCGCCCCCGCTGATGGTTACTGGGGCCTCACCACAGGAGAGGCCAGGGCCAAAGCAAAAGAGGAATACCCGGGGTTTGCAACGGCCTTTATAGGTCCGGCCGGCGAGAGGCTGAGTTTTATCTCAACGATCGAGACCGATGAGAGGCAGGCTGCTAGGGGCGGCCCCGGAGCCGTCCTTGGGAGCAAGAAACTCAAAGGCATACTCGTAAAGGGAAGCAAGAAGGTCCCGATAGCCAACCCCAAGAAGCTCCGTGAACTTATCAGGGAGTGGGCGATGGTGTTTAAGGATCACCCCGCCACCAAGGCCGACATGGGGTACGGAAGCGGCGAATTCCTCGACTGGATGAACCGTGAGCGCGGCACCTTCCCTGTTAGGAACTGGCAGATGGGCTTCTTCAAGAAGGCCTACGAAAAGGCCAAGGAGGAGGGAAGAGAGCACATAGGCATCGATCCCTACTTCTGGGCGCCGAGATACCGGGCCGGCAGGAGGCCATGCCCGATGTGCAACAAGCCGTGCAGCCAGTACGTTCACGTTGAGAGCGAGAAGTGGGGTACCTTCGAGGTCGACGGACCGGAGTACGAGACCCTCTACTCCTTCGGCGGCGTCCTTGAACTGGACGACTTCGAGACCGTTGCTTACCTCAACAAACTCGCTGATGAATACGGACTTGACACCATCTCGGCCGGCGTTACAATAGCCTGGGCTATGGAGGCCTACGAGCGCGGTCTCCTCACCAAGGAGGATACAGATGGCATTGAGCTCACCTTCGGCAACGGCGACGCGGCCGTTCAGGCCCTCAGGAAGATGGCGCTACGCGAGGGCAACCTCGGAAAGCTCCTTGCAGATGGTGTCAAGAGAGCCAGCGAGCGCTTGGGTAAAGACAGCTGGAAGTTCGCCATGCACGTTAAGGGCATGGAACCGCCAGCCTACGACGTCCGCGGCATAAAAGGAATGGCCTTAGCGTTCGCCGTCAATGTCCGCGGTGCCGACCATCTCACCAGTGGTGCCTATGGGGCAGAGCTGGTCGGCAAGTGGTGGAAGTTCGACAACATCGACAGAACCAAGGGGGAGAACAAGGGATTCGAGATTGCCTTCCACGAGAATCTCATGGCCGTCTACGACGCCACCGGCACGTGCAAGTTCTCAAGGCACATGTACTTCCTTGAGGGCTTCCCACCGCTGATTGAGGCCGTCACCGGCATGAACATCGACGAGGCCGAGCTGATGGTCATTGGCGAGAGAATTATGAACATCGCCCGCGCTTTCAACGTCCGCGAGGGCTTCAGCAGGAAGGACGACACCCTACCGTACAGGGTCATGTGGGAGCCAATACCAGAGGGAGTTAGCAAGGGACTCCACGTCCCGCCGTGGGAGCTCGACAGGATGCTGGACGAATATTACCAGGCCCGTGGCTGGAGCAGAGACGGCATCCCGACCAGGGTCAAGCTAATAGCTTTGGACCTCCCAGACATCGCGGAGGACATTGGGGCGGGGATCTGATTCTTGGCCCCTTTTTCTATAACCCTGCCAAGCAAAGTTTCACCGAAGGTTGCGATTTTCCGCTAAAACGTCCCCCTGTTTAAGGATTTCATGTTGTTAACCACGGGGTTAACTTCCCCCTGACGCCCTACAAGCTTTCCGTCAACGCTTTGCGAAGCAAGCAAACTTTGCAGTGCAAAGTTTGGTCAAAGAACAAACTTCCGCCAAAACCTCCCGGAAGGAGTTTGCATGTCTTCTAAGATTGCAGGCCCAAAGTGGGTCTGTATCTGAAAAGGCAAGCTAAATTTTGCTTCAACTTCTCTCAACGCTAGGAGGGTGCTTTATAGAGTGAGACTCTCATCAGAGAGTAAGTGAGTAAAAACCCTCTCAGAAACGTAACTTGTAGAAAGGCACCTCATTTTTCCACCAGCGCTTGCTCTGCAAGGGCTAAATGGTGGGCCCGCGGGGATTCGAACCCCGGACCTCCACCTTGTAAGGGTGGCGTCATAACCAGTCTAGACCACGGGCCCGCCCGATATAAGAGAAAGAGGGAGAGTTATAAAATTTTCTACTTTTCCACCCCCCTCCTCACCTTCACGGCCAGTCCACTCTGGAAGACCTTCAGCTCCTCGCCGCTGAGGAGCGTTTGGCCTGTCGCGAGGAGTTCGTCCCTCTCGCTTACCACCAGAACCTCGTCGTAGGGCCGTATATTTGGATCGGCATCGACGATGAACTTGGCGAAGACATTCTTTCCCTTCCTCGCGAAGGGATCAGCATCCTCGTTGACAACGACGCGCATCTTTGGGTATGGCAGGATCTCGTGAAGCCTCCTTGCCCCTTCAATGCCAAGCGTTAGAAGGCCGTCCTCCGCGCGGAAGGTTGCAAGGTGCTTGCCATTGACCTTTATCTGTCTTGGCATTCCTGTCTTCCTTGAAAGCTCAACGAAGGCATCTCTAAACGCCTCGCCGGCCCCTTCTCCAAATTGATATTCGGCAATGATCATAATGTAGTTCCTCGCCTCCCCCTTTCTGGGCTTCTCTATCATGAAATCCTCCTCGCCTTCGCTCTGGGCGAAGGGGTAGCTCAAGCTGAGATACTTTGGAATCTCCCCGAATATCGGATGCTCTACCGTCTCCGGGAACTTACCCTTAACCCGCTCGGCCCTCTCCCTTGCCCTAACAGCCGTCGGCCACCTCATGGATTCCTCGCTCACCTTGAAGAACGCACTGGCTTTAGTTGCGGGCTCGTTCTTCTCGAGGTAATCTCGATACTCAAGCAAGCGCTTGTAAGCGGCATAAAGCTTGGGGTGGGAGCGGGCGCGCTCATCAACTAGCTCCCAGAGGGTTCCCTCTTTTATCGCCTGTTTCACGCGGTTGAGCTCCTCACGAAGTACCCAGAGGTTGTGGATTGCCAGAAGCCTCGCCCTCTCCTCCTTTGGCATCTCCATGAGTTCCCCCGGGGTGTAGCGGGAGCAGACGGGGCAGGAGCAGGGGAAGTATTCAAGTTCATCCAAGCGCTTCGTCCCCTCAGGAGTTAAATACCGGTCGTCCTTGGCGTAGAGGGCGTAGCTGGCCGAGTCAAAGAGGTCTATCCCCATCGCCACTGCCAGGGCAAAGATCATCGGATGACCAGCACCAAAGAGGTGAACCGGTCTGTCCGGCCTCAGCCCCTGCTTTGAGGCAATAATGACATCGACCAAATCACGGTATCGGTAGCTCTCCATCAGCGGGACGACGGCGCCAATCGGGTGGATTTCAAAGTTCATCTCACCCAGTTCCCTCGCGGCGTAGGTTCTCAGATCAGGGTAGGTAGAACCCTGAACGGCCGCGTTCATAGCTATCTCCCTTATCTCCTCGGCCTCTCTAGCCCTCTCCAGCGTTATTCTGAGGTCCTCCTCCGCCTTCTCCCGCGGAGCGTCCGGAGGGGTTGGTACGTCGAGGAAAGTTCCCACGTCAACACCAATGTCATGCTGAAACTGAACTATCTCGCGATTAGTAACTTCAACGTCTCCGTAGCGCATGAGCTGGAAGGAACCGGAATC includes these proteins:
- a CDS encoding class II glutamine amidotransferase yields the protein MCRVLFAVGMGEEMAPLVDAFVKASKNDPYKAARGKKPYHGDGWGYVLLKDGSVSHYRSLKPVFKDGSAVERLKDNLEGFIVLMAHSRAASQGKKSLFNVQPFAFSTRRGFSFWLYHNGDLDKGRIIRMAEFEGESFEGVSDSYAMGAYMCRKLESPEPGKVLEHYSRMMDATNTSLNTGTLFLRPDGVSAFVTAYSTPLHIMNPKNWDYVKQMVLRKKGLFAVASSTLELYLQGEWKPVLNGTAFHVKILPEEERFDVTKMVMG
- a CDS encoding cyclic nucleotide-binding/CBS domain-containing protein — protein: METKAPVRIYMTRKLIGVSPDDTVKKACGIMVDFDIGSLVVVEDGKVVGFFTKSDIIRRVVIPGLPNDTPVKEIMTKDLVAVDVNAPLREVLDLMAKKSIKHMLIEENGEIVGVFSLTDLLTASRRKLETAIAAE
- a CDS encoding metallophosphoesterase; the protein is MLRIAHISDTHITGGEAYKSYAYDLIVNEINRGSFDFVIHTGDITNQGLREEYERASYELKKIQKPLIVLPGNHDVRNVGYELFEELIGPRNGVFEFKDGVVIWVDSTIPDLSDGRIGGRKFRWLKERLEEHSDRRFKIVAAHHHLVPLPNTGRERNVLFNAGDVLDLLIRHDVALYTCGHKHVPNVYRVEDLIVDNAGCTSCRKTRRGDVNSYNIITLHDDGRIGVKIRRVTGDEARKEHRPIRPKIFVPSGRRLLRIVQMSESNVSDRIYFRRRVLENAIRMINHLKPDLAVHNGDVVDMGIERYYEKAIGFYRRVKGRKLVVPGHNDITYLGHDLFTEYFGEPREVEMGNFLVIPVVSAQYETPIGVVGRMGQKKLAEKLKENEDKFKIVVLHHNIVPIPRSRELGFLEDGGDVLHVLTKGGADLVLTGHGGNAFGVKVEDTPIVNAGSVSWELHRNPFGNSFNVIDIYRDMIVVFEVQATWGSGRLLGIWKVKRP
- a CDS encoding 2-phosphoglycerate kinase; this translates as MIVVTDPERRIKLPFSRGILTRSITLAGVDVGVAYIIATEVQKALEGRKAHVVTTEEIRGLTYGSLLNHGLKEAARRYLFWRQLRRLKVPITILLGGATGVGKSTLATELAFRLGIRSVIGTDTIREVMRKIIAPELLPDLHTSSFLAWKTVGPVSGGKPLIRGFEEQVRHVAVGVNAVLERTHREGFNAVLEGIHLVPGFVEPDEHDFMYVITVGSREALEAHFYERSLYSTRSAEYYLEHIDSIIEVQEYIVKMARKHGVPIIENVELEKTVGGVMEGVIERLMRELGE
- a CDS encoding 2,3-diphosphoglycerate synthetase, coding for MRRLVLIDGEHYPDVTTWAVEMLGGVCCVVFLGGSEKIGSVGEIEARLGVPFYTGTDYSEALTRALQENDIDEVVDLSDEPVLTYEDRFKIATLCMLHGVAYRGADFEFKPKPLKRTRKPSLAVIGTGKRVGKTAIGGFVARVLRKIANPVVVTMSRGGPEKPEIIRGRTGITPEFLLELAGSGRHAASDHIEDALTARVTTIGCRRCGGGMAGFPFFDVIDEGVKLAESLPNDLVIFEGSGATFPAYRADGYILAVGALQRIDFLRGYFGPFRLSLADIVVVTMADLADERKRAELLGTIGRINPSADIHLTAFRPRPLGDVSGKRLGLVMTSGRAVERAKDGIEALGAEVVAVSGNLSNRPALLRDLRGFTSLDAVAVELKAAAVDVVTRWALEKDLEVIYMDNEPMNIDGKDLRTAVLKLGKSVLGGRR
- a CDS encoding MBL fold metallo-hydrolase, which codes for MGLRKLSDSAYLYPGSPSTFIRVFDDGAVLIDPGHGKGRHKDLGREVRKLGLEIKAQLATHGHADHVAVAPRISAPLFIHRFEFSVAESPLNRELLTFGSKAPGGFLVFQFPEGVRVHTVFEWGDELFDLKAIRLNGHSPGMTGFLDGENGIIYAGDSFFGERVIQSVGLPYLVDPELFKTSIKELQNYVEKSYLLIPSHGKQVNGEEATELLEFNLTRVEETKSLILELLKTPMPMDKLAFRIMKHYSVQITPQKLALNLVPVRAFIAELYNQGRIDAVVDEGLKWVVKKG
- the cas4 gene encoding CRISPR-associated protein Cas4; its protein translation is MSGNGNNENDGFLEFYASEALICPRRVYFRLKGYPERWPEFVKIRLNQGINTHNVLGDILKKRFGFELEKHLILRSNRLGFEIHGRIDAIGDFPIEIKGKTSLPGKPYDYHMAQLNIYMRWAEAEYGYLYYIKLHDEPMKIISKIDFSRFPIVKGPNFKAFEVPYDDRLFKETLRHFYRVKKAYERGKPPRGEYSYACKFCPYRYLCYPDEE
- a CDS encoding class I SAM-dependent methyltransferase family protein, which codes for MPRKSRTQLIKPRIREILSQELPEGLVQLLPKHWVQIGDVLILPLREELEPYKRRIAEVYAEVIGAKTVLRKGHISGEFRETNYELLYGRDTVTIHVENGIKYKLDVDRVMFSPANVKERVRMAKVAKPGELVVDMFAGIGHLSLPMAVHGKARVIAIEKSPYTFSFLIENIELNGVQDRMTAYNIDNRDFQGENIADRVLMGYVIKTAEFIPKALSIAKDEAVIHYHNTVPERLRPREPFETFQRIAKEHGYEAEKLNELVIKRYAPGVWHVVVDVRVFKQ